A single genomic interval of Camelina sativa cultivar DH55 chromosome 11, Cs, whole genome shotgun sequence harbors:
- the LOC104724246 gene encoding uncharacterized protein LOC104724246, whose protein sequence is MLIAVEQELPKVEHRMCARHIYGNLRRAYPGKELPKHLFWAVAKSFNAVDYYKATEDLKKFDQGVYEALMSKNPENGSRAFFSCTSVCEDVSNNFSGSYNITINKAREMPLVAMLKTIRRQCLIRNEMRRKKAAKHKGKYTPKVAKTIKEEQRYLKYCQVIPCGNDHYEVAEHVHHGFRVDMNAKTCACRRWSMTGIPCRHVLHVIGMKNNLKPEDFVNFDWYLTSRWVAQYNETMRGVNGMYFWRKSGETELQPPPREPTKGRKKIQNESRAKMNLQRKGKSKQRM, encoded by the coding sequence ATGCTTATTGCTGTGGAACAAGAGTTGCCCAAAGTCGAACATCGTATGTGTGCACGCCACATATATGGGAACCTTAGGAGAGCATATCCAGGCAAAGAGCTGCCTAAACACCTTTTTTGGGCTGTTGCTAAAAGTTTCAATGCCGTAGACTACTACAAAGCCACTGAAGATCTAAAGAAGTTTGATCAAGGTGTTTATGAAGCTTTGATGTCGAAGAATCCAGAGAACGGTAGCCGTGCTTTCTTCAGTTGCACTTCAGTGTGTGAAGATGTCTCGAATAACTTCTCAGGGTCTTACAACATTACTATCAACAAAGCAAGAGAGATGCCATTGGTAGCAATGTTGAAGACCATAAGGCGACAATGCTTGATCCGAAAtgaaatgagaagaaagaaggctGCAAAGCACAAGGGGAAGTACACTCCGAAAGTGGCCAAGACCATTAAGGAAGAACAGAGATACTTGAAGTATTGTCAGGTAATCCCCTGCGGCAATGATCATTATGAGGTGGCAGAACATGTTCATCATGGTTTCAGGGTTGATATGAATGCAAAAACATGTGCATGTAGAAGGTGGAGTATGACAGGAATTCCTTGTCGTCATGTCTTGCATGTAATTGGGATGAAGAATAATCTGAAGCCTGAGGATTTTGTTAACTTTGACTGGTATTTGACATCAAGATGGGTGGCTCAATACAATGAGACAATGAGGGGAGTTAATGGTATGTACTTCTGGAGAAAATCCGGTGAAACAGAGCTTCAACCACCACCTAGAGAGCCAACTAAAGGGCGGAAAAAGATACAAAACGAATCAAGGGCAAAAATGAATctccaaagaaaaggaaaaagcaaGCAAAGGATGTAG